In Rosa rugosa chromosome 4, drRosRugo1.1, whole genome shotgun sequence, the genomic stretch ATGGCTTTGGCCTCGGCTTTGCTGGAGATTCTGCGAAGGCCCACGATTGTTGAAGTGCTTGGGGAGCTTGTGAAGTTCATAACCCCTCTTTGGATTGCTGTGATTGTCGGGGTTTTCGTTGGGTGGGCGTGGCGGCCTAAATGGGTGACCGTGGTTGGTAGAGAATTGTTGGATAGCTCCACGCAAAAGGAGTCGTCttcctcatcatcttcttcttcttcgtcgccACCCGCACCATCCACGTGTGGGATTTCGATTTCGAGTTTGAGTTCGTTGCTGCCGAATTGCATTCCTTGGGCTGCTGACGATAGAAATCAGAACCAGGCACCTACCACCAATAATGATTGCAGGTTTGTTGACTCCCCTGACTAATTCGACAAATTTCCCAACTTTAATTGGATTAAATGTCAAAGATTACTACTTTCTGCGGATGTTGATGTACTTTTAGAACTTGGTTTTTGCTTAGTTTGATGTAATTAGGGAGTTGGGTTTTGGGATTTGGATATATTTTTGGTTCTAAAGGGCTTTTGGGTTGATGAATCTATGTTTTGTCTCTGGCAGTTCCTCAcagattgaacaagaagaatcCTGTAATGTCTCCAATGAGGATTTACGCCACATATGTCAGCTTGTGGAGGAGAAAGATGGCGGTCCTGCTTGGATTCATATGATGGATCGGTCAACCCCAACTATGGGATATCAAGCTTGGCGTAGAGATCCTCAGGTAGCTAGCTGTCTTTACCTATGGTTCAATTGAATTGAGGTCCTCACTCGGTGGATGATGCAGTCCTGTTTTGCGTGtatgtattcttttttttttttttttttttgggggaggTTAACTGAATTTCATTGTTTTGGTTTGTTCTAGACTGGACCTCCACAATACCGAAGTAGAACTGTATTTGAAGATGCTTCACCTGAGACAGTGAGGGATTTCTTTTGGGATGATGAATTTCGTGCAAAGTGGGATGATATGCTTATTCATGCTTCTACTTTGGAAGAATGCCCGACTACTGGAACCATGCTAGTGCACTGGGTCCGCAAGGTGAGAAATGTGTCTATTTGTGATGTATGATCTTGAATTGTCCTGGTTGCATTTGCTTATGACTtactttgtttgtttttcatCTTGCATGGACACAGTTTCCATTCTTTTGTAGCGACAGAGATTACACGATAGGCCGTCGCATTTGGGAATCGGGGCGATCATACTACTGTGTAACTAAGGTAAGAGAAGGAAAAGCTATCTATACAGCCTCACAGACAAATGCACACATCATGTATAGCCTATTATGTGGAACTGTTCTTTATTGTTCCAACTTCCATTCATTTACTTGCTCTGGCTACGTAACTAGTATGTAATAGTTCTAAATGGTTAGCTGTAGGATCCTGAAGATTTTTTAGCTGGGAAAAAGCTGAACTAGTTAGATATATGTGTTCCAGTTGATGCATCTTTGCTCAGAAAATTAGTTTCACACTCTAATGGTTTAGTAGCATAGCAGTTTTGGCTTTGAAAATGTGAGAGTACTTATTGTAAATTGCAATGCTTTCAATGCTCAAGCAATTTGAGTTATCAGTCAATAAGGCGACATGAGCTGGTTGTCTATACCAATAAGCAAactgagtttttgttattttgttgtgCATATAAGTGGAGTTCTGAAGAAGACTTTTTTCCAATTGTAGACCAGAATAGAAATTTCAGTGAATGTTGTAAAGTGTTTTCTTTGAGCTGGTTGTGTTTTTTAATAGATAGATTTAGACCTAATATTTATCATGAAGAATAATTTACTTCTGATTCAGGAAATAATGTGTTTATTTAATATGTTTCAGGGAGTTCCTTCCTCTGCTGTGCCAAGGCGGGACAAACCTAGACGTGTTGATCTGTACTATTCAAGTTGGTGCATTCGTGCAGGTAATGGCATATTTTTACCATGAAATTTATGAAAAGCAAAGTGGTTTTTATTTCGTGAAAAATTAAGCGATGGAGAGAAAAACATCTTTATGACTTCCTAAGTGAAGGACTTTTATTCTTTCCGTGCATTTTAAATGTCCAATCTTAATTGTGATCTTGGGCACGCTGACTAAAATTGTATCTGTTGTATATGAACAGTTGAATCAAAAAGAGGGGATGGCCAGCTTACTTCATGTGAGGTTTTACTGTTTCACCATGAAGATATGGGTATTCCATGGGAGATTGCGAAACTTGGTGTTCGTCAAGGTATGTGGGGAGCTGTTAAAAAGATTGAACCAGGCCTACGTTTATATCAGAAGGAAAGAGCCGCTAAAGTGCCACTTTCGCGGTGTGCTAAAATGGCTCAGATCAACACGAAAGTCAGTGCTGATTACTTGAGATCGGTAGAAAACAGCACTAAGGATTCCATGGAGGTTGAAAATTCAGATCCAGCGGAGAAACCAGCAAGGAGGAACATACCTAAAGCTCTAGTTGTCGGAGGGGCAATAGTTCTTGCTTGCAGTCTTGATCGGGGCCTCTTGACTAAGGCAGTTATATTTGGAGTAGCTCGAAGATTTGCCAAGATCGGGAGGAGGTTGTGATCCAACATGGTTATTGCTTCATTCAAGAGACGGCAAAGCTAATGTCTGTCAAGAGAATTGAGGAATTGCCAAGTGATGAATATTCGAACTTGCCCCCTTTCAACAGGATCGGAGGTGTCGCATTCTTTCTACATTTTGTTTTAGCTATGAATATAGCTTTAATTGTATAAGTACCCCCAGGCCGAAAGAGAGGAAAGCAAGACGAGAGAGCGTATAGCTATATTCATTAAAGTAGGAAATGTCATGAAAGGATCTTGTTCTGCAAGAATAAACAGAAATGCTCAGGTTCTTTTAatgttcattttctttcttcaattcaTTGATCTTCACAAGCAATTGATATACATACCATATGTGACATTCCTCGAAACAAAGAGCGGTTATTAACACAATCGCTTCAAACACTAGCTGCTTGGGGCAAGAACCACGCAAAGTTGCATTGTGCATGgcaatttgagtcctcaaaagaTTACTTCAATTTTATGTTCACGTGGCTGAGCACTCggcacagaaaaaagaaaatcacaCCAGCATTCAAATCTGGAGCCTCTGACTTAAAGAAAGTCGGCTATCAATTCCGTTACCCTTTTTGACGGATCTATGTTTGAGTTGGGAAAGCATCGcaattaatccaa encodes the following:
- the LOC133742548 gene encoding uncharacterized protein LOC133742548: MALASALLEILRRPTIVEVLGELVKFITPLWIAVIVGVFVGWAWRPKWVTVVGRELLDSSTQKESSSSSSSSSSSPPAPSTCGISISSLSSLLPNCIPWAADDRNQNQAPTTNNDCSSSQIEQEESCNVSNEDLRHICQLVEEKDGGPAWIHMMDRSTPTMGYQAWRRDPQTGPPQYRSRTVFEDASPETVRDFFWDDEFRAKWDDMLIHASTLEECPTTGTMLVHWVRKFPFFCSDRDYTIGRRIWESGRSYYCVTKGVPSSAVPRRDKPRRVDLYYSSWCIRAVESKRGDGQLTSCEVLLFHHEDMGIPWEIAKLGVRQGMWGAVKKIEPGLRLYQKERAAKVPLSRCAKMAQINTKVSADYLRSVENSTKDSMEVENSDPAEKPARRNIPKALVVGGAIVLACSLDRGLLTKAVIFGVARRFAKIGRRL